The following DNA comes from Apium graveolens cultivar Ventura unplaced genomic scaffold, ASM990537v1 ctg6719, whole genome shotgun sequence.
CATTTGTGGGAGAGGCAGATTGGTTGTTAATAAGCAGCGAGTTAAATCCGTTAGTATGATCTTTTGGGATGTGCCTAAAAATAAATTTGTGCGGTATTGGCCCAAAGCAAAAAATATCATACTAATGTAAAGTTAAGACTGAGACGCGGCCCAACCTACTTCCTCAACTTTCCATTTCTAAATATCTAGGTATGTTTCTACATGACTTCATCATATTCTTACACTTTATATACACCCACAAACACAATAAAACAAACTTTCATAGATACACTTAAATGGCAAGATGAGAATATTAGAGCCCTGATAAGAGAGGGTGATGAAAGGGAAAAGTTGGATAAATGCTGCAGTATTTATTTTAATGATGCAGCAATCTGAGAAACCTGAGAAGTCAGTTACCAATATTAATACGTAAGGAAGACGGAAGTTACAAATATGAATCAAAAACCTGAGAAGTCAATCTCGAGGGTTTTTAAAAGTTTGGATCCACTTAAATCTTATCTTGCAAAATATCTGCAACATATAAATGAAAATGTTGTCAGCAAGAAACGTAACAGCAGTAGTGGCTTTTGGGACTTGGTAGTGGGCACAGAGAATAATGATGATCTATCTTTACTCAATGGCTACAGTTGGGAAGATTACTATAGAGAGGGTAATCACATAAATAAGTGTGATCCGTGTTCCAATTTTCCTGCTGGTTGTGAGATTCATGAAGTAGTATGCCCAAAACATAAAAAACAGAGGACTGAAATAGTTGTTCAGATACTTGATGACAGAACTTGCACTAGTAATCTTACGACAGTGAACTCATGTGCCGAACATCTATTAGAAGTAGTGGTGGTTGAAGCTTGCATAAATGCTACTGAAGTTAAGCATGAGGATACTATATCGGGATTGGTAAATTCCTTGCTGACATTTGACAAAGTTTTAGAGCCTCACACCAATGACGCACATGGTATCTATTCAGCAGATTATTCATTAAAACAACATTCTTCCATTATTGAAGAGAACGTAAATTACTCCATTCGTACATCTAGAGGTTGTTAGGAGTTGTCTTACATCATTTGTGGGAGAGGCAGATTGGTTGTTAATAAGCAGCGAGTTAACTCTGTTAGTATGACCTTTTGGGATGTGCCTAAAAATAAATTCGTGTGGTTTTGGCCCAAAGCAAAAAATATCATACTAATGTAAAGTTAAGACTCGCACGCGGCCCAACCTACTTCCTCAACCTTCAATTTCTAAATATCTAGGTATGTTTCTACATGACTTCATCATTTTCTTACACTTTATATACACCCACAAACACAATCGAACAAACTTTCATAGATACACTTAAATGACGAGACGAGAATATTAGAACCCTGGTAAGTGAGGGTGATGAAAGGGAAAAGTTGGATAAATGCTGTAATTTTATTGTTTTAATGATGCAGCAATCTGAGAAACTTGAAAAGTCAGTTACCATATTAATACATATGGAAGACAGAAGTTACGAATACGAATCAGAAACCTGAGAAGTCAATCTCGAGGGTTTTTGAAAGTTTGGATCCACTTGTATCTTATCTTgcaaatatctgcaacatataAATGAAAACATTGTCAGCAAGAAATGTAACAGCAGTAGTGTCTTTTGGGACTCGGTAGTGGGCACAGAGAATAATGATGATCTATCTTTGCTCAATGGCTACAGCTGGGAAGATTACTATAGAGGGTAATCACATAAATAAGTGTGATCTGTGTTCAAATTTTTCTGTTGGTCGTGGGATTCATGAAGCACTATTCCCAAAAATAAAAAACAGAAGACTGAAATAGTTGTTCAGATACCTGATGACAGAACTTGCATTAGTAATCTTACGATAGTGAACTCATGTGTGGAACATCTATTAGAAACAGTGCTGGTTGAAGCTTGAATAAATGCTACTGAAGTTAAGCATGAGGATACTAAATCGGGATAAGTAAATTCCTTGCTGATATTTGACAAAGTTTTAGAGCCTCACACCAATGACGCACATGGCATCTCTTCAGCAGATTATTCACTAAAATAACATTCTTCCATTATTGAAGAGAACGCAAATTACTCCATTCGTACATCTGAAGCCAATGATGCATGGCAGGTTACCAAAAGCATTATCATCTGCAAGCTATAGTAAGTTTAATAAACAAAAGGAGAGGCCTCGATTAATAATGGCAAAAAATGTAGACAGTTAATACAAGATTGTATTAAGGAATTGCGGGAACTCGTGCCACATGGGTCCAAGGTATGTTATGTGGACCATTTCTTTTGCCATTCTAATCGGTGTGCCTCAATGTTCATCATTTAATgtattttgaataaaatttgatgaTCTCATAAAAAATTCTTATGCAAGTATATATCTTTCTATAAGTCTTTGCTATAATTTATTAGACATTCATTTCCAAAATCATGACTTTTTGTATAAAACCCCTTTCTGGATTTAACACTTTCTACAAGGGAATAAGATACTTCAGAGATAAAAATTTAGCAAACAAAAAGTTAGAGTCTATGATATTAGTTATTCTTTCTTGGTAATTTACTCCGGTAGAATTCTGCAATTGGTTGACCAGGAAATTGTTACATGTGGATCTTTCAGTTATGAGCAAGGATCAAGCTGGGCAATGGAAGTGGGAATTCACTTAAGAGTTTTACCGGTGACGGTAGAACATATTGTTGCAAGTGGGCAAATGTTGGTAAAAGTTAAATTTGGGAGTGCAGTTGAAAACCGTTGTGTACTTATTAAAACATTACAAATGATTCTTTTGAAATGCCCTAGTGAGTAATGGGAAGCGGGCTACTCTCCGAAAACGGGcgatcttcttcttctttttatATCTTTGGATGTTTGAGGGGAGTGATCATTCCCATTATCTAGAATATATTGAAATAAGTCTTTGTACTTGTATCTAGATGCTATGTGAGGATCGCAGCCCCTTTCTTGAAATTGTGAAAACAATAAGGAGCTTGGGTTAGCAATGGACATGTTTGGCAAATCTTATAAGCAAGCTTATTGGCTTATAAGCCCGCAACAGCTtattgacgagtgtttgtcgacccaacttataagttgaatttacaagttataaactgataagttgaatgttaatAACGAGGTACTTAATCTtaacttatttttatttttaatttttttatcagttttagttttaaaatatattttttttaaaatgtcaatcaaacttaaaatataagaattaagataatatatttaaaaattatttattttagtttatttaattaaaaaaatctaacttataaattaaattatccaaacatttgtataacttataagcatttatcAAGTTATGACTTATCACTTATCAGACGCTTATTCAACTTAAGTTATAagttaattatattaaaatttccCAAACGGACACGTATTAAAGGACGGTACAGAAGTCTACAATGGGAAAATCTCGATATACTATGTGGTGGATATACTATTCTTTGTTAAACGTGCCATGGCAACTTCTTGATTCTATTGCATTTCAAGTTGCAAAGAACAATCAACTTAATAAAAGACTATTTCTACAATCCTTTATTTTCATATCCTTGGACCTGACTGGTTTTATGTTACAAATGTAATTTATTATgtttaaattgtttttaaattgATACTCTTTGCTGGGGCAGGACAATATGAACATGGACAAATGCACTGTGCTCACTCTTGAAGATATTGCAACAAAAGGCATTATGTTCAAGGGCTGTGACGTTTAACAGATAGGACTGTTTAGAAGACAACACACTATAAACCTAGAAGAATGGTCCTTAAAGTATAATTCTCTTTTTTGGTCTCTACACGAGTGGTTTTCGATTTTTTGTTCTATCAGATCTTTTTGCCACTGCAAAATCGTATGGTGCTGCAAGGGAGCGGATCTTTGTTTGGTTTTTCTTCTTGGTGAAGTTTCGTGAGAGTTGTGATAGTGTCATGTTGAATTCGTGTAATTTTAAGATGTGGTGCTGTATAATGAACTATCAAATgaagttttaatttaaaatttcttTTGAAAGCTTAATGTCTGCTGTGTTGTTATTATTACGAAATAAAAAAATATAGCAAACATTCTGGATTTTGATAAATTTATACAGGCATGAGCTATATTACCATTTTTACTGTCCCGGAAAATTAACAGCCTAGCATCAAACAAACACTGCTACTTTTTTTCTTGCAACTGCCTGTCTGCCATTTTTTCATAGCTTATAGTGAGAAAGCGTTGGTGTACCATACATTGCTCTGGACTGATGGTAGAGTGCATATTCCAAGGGCACTATTTCCTTGTACATAGGTTGGTTGCTGTCAGACATAAGCTCCATTATCGGGCCGTATGGCTTCAGTAAGTTCTTAGCACTCGGATACAGAAAACATGCTGCTGATACCCTTATTTGATCACTGTGTGCCAGTACTCTATGATCTGCACTTTTGAATTTGTCGTTTGAAATAATCTGTACTCACAAAGTAAGGAAAAAGAGttatttaaaaaatttgaaaataaaaaatcGCTCTGTTGGTTCTGGAAAACTCAGCAGTATACAGAGTACGACAGTATCAGAATTGTAacttttatataatttaaaaaaaaataaagtaTACAGCTACCTGCATAAGATCTCCAATGTGGGCTATCAGAGCACCGGGAATTGGAGGAACATCAACCCAgtgatcttgatgaagaaattggaGGCCACCAATTGTGTCTTGTAGTAGTATAGTTAGAAATGTAGGGTCTGAATGCCGTGGAGCTCCAAAGGCAAGATCAGGCTCAGGGCAAGCCGGATAATATAACCAGGTCAAGAACTCACTTTTCATGCATTTAATGCGCGACAAATAGTCACTGCTTAACCCTAAAGCTTCAGATAGCAATTCCGATAGGGTCGCTCTCAGTTTGATCATTGACTGCACATAATCTCCCATTTCTTTCCTGcgaaataaaaagaaaaataaaaagaataaaGGGAAGATAATTTTATATGAAAAGACCATATATGGGGAGAGAATTAAAATACATGCACATGCATAAATAATATATACATAAATTTCCTGCTATTTTGACCACCAAATATTTTTGAACATTAATAAAGCACATGAATAAGATAaaaaaaaacacacaaagtgAATATTAACTCAGATTTTGTGGTGGCAGTTTCACGGATATTTGAAGTGATTCTAGTATTAGTGTGGCTTCTTTCAAATGAGACTGAAAATGAATTGAATTAACCTCAAATGCATATATAAGATCTTGAATTAAGACTCGCATGtacataaaattaatatttattaaaataaatattcataAATGATATTACTATAAGATATGTGCAGGTTATTATTGATTCCACCTTGGATGCTTTATCATCCTGGAGCGGAACTCAAGCCAGAATGCAACCCGCGATTCCTTTAGCAACTATAAACGAAATTCATCACTAAGCCGAAAATGACAACAATTTACATTAAGGACATAAGAATATAAAAAGATAGTAAAAGAAAATTTGCACATATTatacataaaaattaaaatggAAGAGGCAGTAATCAATTAATTATTCTTTTGAATCATTCTTTCACTGCAAAGATATAATCAAATATATAAGAAGAAAGACACTATATTCTGACTTCTCAACATTTGCGCCTTTCACAAAATTTTCCACGGGTAGAGATCCAGTGTAGAAATTTTCAAATCAAATAAATTCAAATGGTGAATTAAAAGATATAAGATAGAATCAAACAATATAATGTTGAATTTAATATGTGTGGACATATTAAAAAAGAATTTTCAATTAATCGTAATAAAGGCAAAGAATGTAAAAAAGATAAATAaggtataaagaaaataaaattagAGTATATGGGAAAAAtcttgaattaattataaatataaatactgAAAAGAATCTTTAATTCATTATTTAAAGAACAAAGTAATAGATGTTTATTTATAGTTAAGTTTGATAAACTTTTGTActacttaataaaaataaatgtcaaaaataaCAAGGACAAAAATAAATGGTTTAACTACAACAATATCATTGCAAGAAAATATCGCGCGGATTTAAATAAAGGATATCATCGTAAAAATCATTTAtcattataaataaatattacattactaattaatttttttaataatttcttaacacaagtaaatataaaataactaattttataaatttgcttaaagattttaaataaaaaatgacCAAATTATAAGTTTTCAGAAAAGGGTATCCACAAATCTTTagattttttctttaattttttaattataaaatgaatGTGGAAGAAGGGTAAAGGGTCACTGTTGATAGTATAGGGCTAAGGTTAGTGTGAATTATTGTTATTGTTAGGTTATAGCATCAGATTTCTATATTAACTTAGGGATCTCTATGCAACACTTCTCTAAATAGTAGatatagaataaatcaatttggAACAACTTATGTGAAATTGTTCAAGCTGGAATTTGAGGATAGAAAACTTTTTGAAGTCAATAAGTTGTAGAAATTCCTCCAAGTCCAATATCGTGAAGTCTAGAAGAGCTATGTAGTGAAGTTCATCAAAGCCAAGTAGTAAAGTCTGATCCACAATATTATGAAGTTCAAATTTGGTCTATATGGAGAAGTCCAAATTTTCTCTAGATCGAAAAATCTAACTATGTGCTATACCGTGAAATCAAGAAAGATGTTATATCAAAAAGTTAAAGTTATTCAAGATCATGAAATCCAAGTTGTACTATATCGTGACAAACGAACGAAGGTACAAATTTACAAGAAAATAAGAAACATACCACTACAACACATTGTACATGGAGGGGTCCGTGAATATGTGTCAAGCCTATACTTAAACTTggagagaaagaaaagaacaaaTACACAGCAAAAGAGGAGGAGCGTACAAAAGAAAAAAGTGGTCCTAAAATCTACAAAGGTGCAACGTGCACACCTAGTACTacattattttttatatataatgcATTTACAATTATTAGTTCTGTGTAACCAATAGGAGATTCGTTTTGTAATATATTTTCTCTCTCTATAAGCCAAACTCTAGAGCTTGTTCTTGGGAAGTAGCCAAGAAGAATAACATTGTTTTTTCTTGAAAGTTGTAGCATAATTTCTTTATATCTTATATAAAGTAAATTGAGTAAAATATCTATGTGTTCTTGCATAGTTATATAtgtgtgtaataaccccaaaaattttggactttttgtaaaccttatgactagttattttgctgaataagaaaacttttaatgccacacaatgtagcaattcttttatggatattctgaggtcttattagtactctatatggtatataagtgtatgtaaagatcgtcagaatccaaatcgaacactttgatttttcccaaaaatccaccagataccgaaagaattgagtataaggtaacaggataaaaaggatttaaattcaaggattataagaggggatcataaaaggaatataatttattgagaagggtttaggggaacccaagtaataagatcccgggtataatctctcaaacgataaacgagaacgaaagttaagcgaaccgtaaaataaataaacgaccaagagacaagcttgtacaagaaggcaaggattgtgacatcatcaaaccacaaggaagagacatgtggcaaatggatgacatagacatggtgacataagcatgacaaatggagggattgttggttgatttacaagccacacaaattttaccatggttaaaaggtaataaagcaaaacaaaaggaaacaaccaagcaaaacaaatcaaaaacacaaacacaaattagaagttgactttttctttccaagaacaaaagctctcggccaaaaccagagcagcaactttaaactaccatatctccttcaatactcactcaaatagtatgttctatagcgcTTTGGAAAGGTAtagagatggcctacaactcttgttcacaagtctcgtccaaataagcatggtaagaccctcgttttgacatttctttcaatctgacgtttagaaacttcaaaacctaactttgtgttcttgatttctttggaaagatcaagcttgtaggaggctccctaaaaCTTCCTAGCTACtttaatcactccaaggaaggtataacacctccaaaccctagctttactttgagtattatgatggttttgatggttatagtaaatgagaagcatgatgcttgtgtgtttagagtttggattggatttgtagtaatttagatgttgaaatcttgtttatagttaatgaaacttaagtatagctagtagttcatgtgtggggttgtataaattggaaaatcttgaggtttggggactgatgtagtagggtttggatgagggttggttgtattgttggttgtgagttgaatggtggttgtttggagtggtttaaaacttggtaatcgcgtaaacatagtcgtcgtaatgcccaattgcatacaactgcttgttcttagtgtttgggacagagagctaactattgaatctgtgactttgccatgtttagttagattatgtcgtaaacttcgttttgatatgtggttcgcttgaatccgatgtacggtttaggagaaacgaccgttttaagtaacggcgtttcgcgaacgaaacattacccctcgccttactttgaaaccttggttaaggcccttaaatgactaattggagtatgaaacaattatgtaaagtggactaggcagttggtagggtactcgcgaaagcgttgccttaaaattcgtaatatttaatttattaaaaatggtggagccgagggtactcgaacgacttatgtgatttgttaagcgtagaaatgaccataagcaaacgttagggttcaattggttaaagtctagtttcttaagcgaccgcggtttaattccggcttatattgttgttcataggttaccggacccactctaagcttaagtctaccccggagcactcaggcaagttttatacccgttatactgttgttgtgatgtaaatatatgtatatgcattatcttgtgataagtgcatgattgttattagcaaattttgcaatatattggagcatgctgatatggtatatatgcatgtctgtttcgtaatcttgatatcttattcttgattcaaatgcttataagttgcataatatctatgctagagataagcagtagttgcgtatacccttagtacaggggacccaaagttgaacattttctaaaccgggagtcgatgttcccgagtataatatatatatatatatatatatatatatattatatttatatatagatatagttttcaaaactattaatcgaataaggtttattcgataactttattttatttaatgaatattattttgaatattcattcgaggacttatgactccgcttattttattaaataaatattattttgaatattcattcgaggacttatgactccgcttactttatttaatgaatattattttgaatattcattcgaggacttaagactccgttttttatttaatgaatattattttaaatattcattcgaggacttatgactccgcttactttatttaatgaatattattttgaatattcattcgaggacttaagactccgtttattttatttaatgaataatattttgaatattcatttgaggacttatgactccgcttatttactaaataatattctttattttattaaagaataatgtttcgataatcaaacttattttcgattattcaaataaagatcatacgttcgtataagtatatctttggttatttattattcatttcaagtataagttttaaaacttctacttcagttattttaataaggattatccttgtgggaatattatttaaataataatattcagatattttctaatatatcgggactgatttattttattaaatcagcattactccaaacattcttaaaaaatgttttcgagtcttcaaaataattttaaaagttagagcagattccaaaactcgttttcgaatttaagatcttcctttcgaaggggatttaaatactcgctcaaaaatctgagggatccggctccgtgatgtattcttatattcgcaacaaggttgctgttttgataaaagagtttttgattacttacccaacactcgggaagtaaaattcttggaataagttaatccattaacaggcatcgcctgggaaatatcggtgagtttttctttccaactagatgcgacttcctggcggagtcgtatcaacaagttcctacttaggaaaaggggagacgagctttacgtttcagagtcatggatttcatctgaactaggagtggcgtaagtggtcgagtggcgccggcccagccttattatattggcccaaatggccttgaagttccgctaagacggtccagtccttaggagtccagtgttcggttgacaagtaaatccgacaggttctcctctacatgtagaaaatggtggggctgtactactgcgactgatcatcgtaagtggtcttcctggcgcggcaaactcctgtaatgagttcatcatccagtttggatatttttgcaacactaccctgagcattcgatcgaaaggctacagatgggtgattgctgaggcattgacagggtcaaacggttataatgatgtttccctcaaatgaagtatctcgtaacttcatttcttttaaacaacatttcaaggattgaatctattcaagtcttatcttgtagtctcatctatgtgatgaactttcgaaattgtttataccttgaacggtggtggttcaagtagtattcggaaaagatataagtatattggagtatcttgtaacttcatcttttcaacttatatccagttaatgattatcttatgaatgacaaagattttcagaaaaacgttgagacaaggttagatatatgagatcaccttgcaacgatatttttaaatagttataaactggaactctgtgtatattatacatgtcagaggatttcaaaaattgtgaaaagtatatatgtatatatactgaatattttgcgacttggtcgcgttaagatatcaacttggttcatttcttctggaccaagactttcatgagtactatgagaatgctcatatattgttaattattatacatattattttggtgggcttgttgctcacccttgctttcttctttcttcacacaacaacagatagaaaagatgaacaggaccaagcttccaattcgtaAGCGGtcaggaaacgttctgcagttttctggaagcgttgatgccaccgtagctgaggtaggaactaccaataggctaggctttcaactattgatgaaccagacttatgtatattatgaattgtaataatggcaaagaatatgtaaattattcagaaacccttttgaggtgaaatggtttataattgtggaataaaatgacttgtgttatttttggatattcatctgtgagactataacttgtggtgtgtgtgtatattgtggggtcacagtacgcagtagttggttgattattaagattaatattattaagggaaatggaactcgtgacaacccggatccccgaccccggatttgggggtgttacatgtagttagttttatattttatttgttaACTAAAACAATGACCATTATCACTGATGTTGTGTCAAGAGTCTTAAAACACATAGAAGAAATACATGTAAATAATCACAAGTGTATTTGACAAATAAGTTAAAATTTGGGCGAACTAACTAACAATAGAAATCTCTGGGAACTAAAAAGTAGAGCAAAGAAAATGTAATAAATTAATTGGCACAGTGGTAAATAATAAAGAATAATTAATACTTCTTGTAAATGAACTAACTAAACTCACGTAAGGGTGTAACTAAATTGGAGTCATAACTAATTTTACTTGCAAAAAAATCGTGAATGTTTTTAGCAACTACCAATCGTCGGACACTCTTAGATATTCGGGTGGCATTAGCCAATATCTTTAAATTGATATTACAATTCAGTTTTATTACTTCTTCATTTAAGTTACATCCATTAAAAAATGAACAGAGAAATGGCAGTTAAAATTGTATAAGGAAAATTAAATATGTAAAATGATTGTACAATCTTTATAGATATACATAAAAGGGAATGACTTACCCATAATTAGGGTCACGTTTACCTCATCAACTTGAATAGTAACAAGAAGCAAGTGATGATCAATAAGTCACCTCGTTAAAGGAACCTTGCTCCAACATATAACCAACATATTTCAATTTACCTTATATGTTTATACGGAAAAGGTAAGAAGCAAGCATTTCCCTATAATTAAATTGATgttaaattaatcaaaaaaacAAAATTGAGAGAATAAGTTTGGATACCGTACATGTCATCTTGCAAGCTTGCCAAGCTAGTTATAGTTTAACAGATTAGCTCAAACAATAAGATTTTAACTTCAGGTCCAGCAAAATTTATAAATTTGGAAAAGATCATTCCTGAGTTGTGATAAATTATATCCATTACATAATTAAGAGTAACGAAATAGTATACCAGCAGCAAGAAAGAATTTAATGCAAGGTGTTAAGTATAGACTCTTCATAACTAATATCGAACATACTGAAGTTTTGAACTAACATGTTGATATCAACGCTTGGTGGGAGGAATCCAGATCAGCACCAAAAATATGTTGAGCCAAAAATGATGATCATATATAAAGTACTCTAACAAGTATCTTAATTATTTTaagtaattttttaaatgattaaaCACCTTACTAAATCAGATGATATGATGTTGTTTTGTTTGGGAATGCAGAGAGTTGGGTATATCAATAAGAGAAAGAGCCTAATGAGTAGACACAATTAAGACTAGTTTTTATTTTGTGCCTTCCTCTACATATGTGTTATAAGATATATAGGTCACATGTACAAAATGCCTATTCTATACCAGTacttataaaatattattttctacaTGACATGATCACGTTGATGTATAGctaaattgaaaaaaaaatctTTTACGGTAACTTTTTCAACTAATCTCATTTAGAATAAACTAGTACTTATTAACTTATAATAGAAATAAAAAGTAAACTCCTAGACGGCTAGATGTATCTATACAAGATATGAAACTACTTAAATGTTGGTCGGATTATAATAATATTTTCGCAAAAAAAGCATGGGCATAAgctataatattttatttatttttatcaacCTAAGTTCAACATCAAAATGATCAAAAAAGAAAGAAGGATCCAAATCTCTGAGTTGGGCTCTTGATGAGCGCTAGTATATTGCTTGATTTCTTCTTCAATTCTTAATGTTTCGTCCCTTATTTTTGTCTGGGTGAATGGACATTATTTTTGTAGGAGGAGAAAACTGATGGTTAATAAGCAGCATGTTACCTCCATTAGTATGAGGCATTTTGGTAAGTAAAAAATAAATTTATGCGGGCTCGGCCCAAATCGACAATATCATTTTAATGTGAAGAGGCTCGCACGTAGTCCAACAAGTAGTATCATTGCCAGGTTACTTATTGGGCCACCTGCGAACCTTAACTCCATTAGTATGATATTATCCGCTTTATGCGCACGAATTTATTTTGGGGAACATCCCACACTACAACATATTTGCAATCATACTATTTTTTTGTCGTTGTGTGACAAGTATGTTTTCTGTTGTGTTTCCAACACTCGTGTGATTGAACATCAGACAATGGTTGTTTTTACCCTTGTAAAAATAGAGATTAAACAACCTGTTAGAGTACTTGTGTTAACAT
Coding sequences within:
- the LOC141703547 gene encoding 1-aminocyclopropane-1-carboxylate oxidase homolog 10-like → MGDYVQSMIKLRATLSELLSEALGLSSDYLSRIKCMKSEFLTWLYYPACPEPDLAFGAPRHSDPTFLTILLQDTIGGLQFLHQDHWVDVPPIPGALIAHIGDLMQIISNDKFKSADHRVLAHSDQIRVSAACFLYPSAKNLLKPYGPIMELMSDSNQPMYKEIVPLEYALYHQSRAMYGTPTLSHYKL